Proteins from a genomic interval of Musa acuminata AAA Group cultivar baxijiao chromosome BXJ1-9, Cavendish_Baxijiao_AAA, whole genome shotgun sequence:
- the LOC135594036 gene encoding probable 3-hydroxyisobutyrate dehydrogenase, mitochondrial isoform X1 has translation MASFGLRRHTILSRCLRSLARPLFQPSSGRGFSSTAIPILLERVGFIGLGNMGFHMATNLINAGYTVTVHDIDIGTMKKFSERGVPAKETPREVAESSDVIITMLPSSSNVLDVYTGQNGLLSSGNHLSPWLFIDSSTIDPQTSRLLSAKVSKYHLKGKKGYAENPIMLDAPVSGGVPAAEAGTLTFMIGGMEEAYLAAKPLFLSMGKNTIYCGGTGNGVAAKLCNNLALAISMLGVSEAFALGQSLGITASTLTKVFKSSSARCWISDSYNPVPGVMAGVPSSRNYDGGFTSKLMAKDLTLAMAAATEVGFKCPITSEAYDIYKKMCDEGFESKDFSCVFRHYYSGSCGRYHSYCAEADGGFRWRTDLQDIVGECIHMNHAKLQIFWL, from the exons ATGGCGAGCTTTGGATTGCGACGTCATACGATCCTTTCGAGATGCCTCCGGAGTCTCGCTCGTCCGCTGTTTCAGCCCTCCTCGGGTCGAGGCTTCTCTTCGACCGCTATTCCGATCCTTTTGGAG AGGGTTGGATTCATAGGACTTGGAAATATGGGTTTCCACATGGCAACTAATCTCATAAATGCTGGATACACCGTCACCGTTCATGACAT TGATATTGGTACCATGAAGAAGTTCTCGGAGAGAGGTGTTCCAGCAAAAGAAACTCCTCGTGAAGTTGCAGAGTCAAGTGATGTCATAATTACAATGCTACCTTCCTCCTCCAAT GTCTTGGATGTCTATACCGGTCAAAATGGCTTGCTTAGTTCTGGGAATCATCTGAGCCCCTGGTTATTTATCGACTCTTCTACAATAGATCCACAAACATCAAGACTGCTTTCTGCTAAAGTCTCAAAATATCATctcaaaggaaagaaag GATATGCAGAAAATCCCATTATGTTAGATGCTCCTGTCTCTGGAGGTGTTCCTGCTGCCGAAGCAGGAACTCTTACTTTCATG ATTGGTGGCATGGAAGAGGCTTATCTGGCAGCAAAGCCACTATTTCTCTCAATGGGTAAAAATACTATATATTGTGGTGGAACTGGCAATGGTGTT GCAGCAAAGTTATGCAATAACTTGGCACTGGCTATTAGCATGCTTGGGGTCTCCGAAGCATTTGCACTTGGTCAAAGTTTAGGAATCACAGCTAGTACATTGACAAAGGTTTTCAAGTCTTCAAGTGCTCGCTGTTGGATTAG TGACAGTTACAACCCAGTACCTGGAGTAATGGCAGGGGTGCCTTCATCGAGGAATTATGATGGTGGATTTACATCCAAACTAATG GCCAAGGACTTGACACTGGCCATGGCAGCTGCAACGGAGGTTGGTTTTAAGTGCCCCATTACTTCCGAAGCATATGACAT TTACAAAAAAATGTGCGACGAGGGCTTTGAGTCCAAGGACTTCTCCTGTGTCTTCCGCCATTACTACTCTG GGTCTTGTGGAAGGTACCATTCTTACTGTGCAGAAGCAGATGGAGGTTTCCGGTGGCGCACAGACTTGCAAGATATTGTTGGAGAGTGCATCCACATGAACCATGCAAAATTGCAGATTTTTTGGCTGTGA
- the LOC103999517 gene encoding F-box/kelch-repeat protein At5g60570: MMVGSTGCVLSQLFRSFDQDHCSFQRYLWTYLLLVKNGSLFEVLNEVIFDKDLNLLNLDLTDLTRRRPVYKRQPAGNYSVQKSNGCLLPGLVDDVALVCLALSCRSDYPSLACVNKRFNWLIRSGYLYKLRRQLGVREHWVYLACSLMPWEAFDPVRQRWMRLPRMPCDECFSYADKESLAVGTQLLVFGRELTGFAIWMYNLVTCDWSRCPMMSLPRCLFGSSSSGEIAIVAGGSDMAGHVLKCVELYDSESGTWEALPDMNMPRRLCSGFFMDGKFYVIGGMSSHTDSLTCGEEFNLKTRTWRRIRNMYPGGNRATQSPPLVAVVNNQLYAADQSTNEVKKYDKENNTWNVVRPLPVRADSSNGWGLAFKACGDKLLVVGGHRGPQGEVIVLHYWCPVEGNMAGADWDILSIRERAGAFVYNCAIMGC; this comes from the coding sequence ATGATGGTTGGCTCTACAGGATGCGTGCTGTCACAACTTTTTAGATCTTTTGATCAGGACCACTGTTCTTTTCAGAGGTATCTGTGGACTTATCTGCTGCTGGTGAAAAATGGGAGCTTGTTTGAAGTGCTTAATGAAGTTATTTTTGACAAAGATTTGAATTTACTAAACTTAGACCTTACAGATCTTACAAGGAGAAGACCTGTGTATAAGAGACAGCCTGCAGGTAATTACAGTGTTCAGAAATCGAATGGCTGTCTCCTCCCTGGACTTGTTGATGATGTTGCACTAGTTTGCCTAGCTTTGTCATGTAGGTCTGACTATCCTTCACTTGCTTGTGTAAACAAGAGGTTTAACTGGCTGATTCGTAGTGGATATCTTTACAAATTAAGGAGACAACTTGGTGTAAGGGAGCACTGGGTTTATCTGGCGTGTAGTTTGATGCCTTGGGAAGCATTTGATCCCGTTCGGCAGAGATGGATGAGGTTACCAAGGATGCCATGTGATGAATGTTTTTCTTATGCAGACAAGGAGTCTCTTGCTGTAGGGACCCAGCTTCTTGTTTTTGGCCGAGAATTAACTGGTTTTGCTATTTGGATGTACAACTTAGTGACATGTGATTGGTCTAGGTGTCCAATGATGAGTCTACCTCGTTGTCTTTTTGGGTCAAGTAGCTCAGGGGAAATTGCTATTGTTGCCGGTGGAAGTGATATGGCTGGCCATGTATTGAAATGCGTTGAGTTGTATGACTCAGAATCTGGTACTTGGGAGGCCTTACCGGATATGAATATGCCAAGGAGATTATGTTCTGGCTTTTTTATGGATGGGAAATTTTATGTTATAGGGGGCATGTCAAGCCATACGGATTCTTTAACTTGCGGTGAAGAGTTCAACCTTAAAACAAGGACATGGAGGAGAATTAGAAATATGTATCCTGGTGGTAACAGGGCTACCCAATCTCCCCCATTGGTTGCGGTTGTTAATAATCAGCTTTATGCTGCCGATCAATCCACAAATGAAGTGAAGAAATACGACAAGGAGAATAATACTTGGAATGTTGTGAGGCCATTGCCTGTAAGAGCTGACTCTTCCAATGGGTGGGGTCTTGCTTTTAAAGCATGTGGTGACAAGTTGCTCGTGGTTGGTGGTCATAGAGGGCCTCAAGGTGAAGTCATTGTGCTGCACTATTGGTGTCCGGTGGAGGGAAATATGGCTGGAGCAGACTGGGATATTCTTTCCATTCGAGAACGAGCCGGTGCTTTTGTTTACAATTGTGCAATAATGGGTTGTTAG
- the LOC135594036 gene encoding probable 3-hydroxyisobutyrate dehydrogenase, mitochondrial isoform X2 — MASFGLRRHTILSRCLRSLARPLFQPSSGRGFSSTAIPILLERVGFIGLGNMGFHMATNLINAGYTVTVHDIDIGTMKKFSERGVPAKETPREVAESSDVIITMLPSSSNVLDVYTGQNGLLSSGNHLSPWLFIDSSTIDPQTSRLLSAKVSKYHLKGKKGYAENPIMLDAPVSGGVPAAEAGTLTFMIGGMEEAYLAAKPLFLSMGKNTIYCGGTGNGVAAKLCNNLALAISMLGVSEAFALGQSLGITASTLTKVFKSSSARCWISDSYNPVPGVMAGVPSSRNYDGGFTSKLMAKDLTLAMAAATEVGFKCPITSEAYDIYKKMCDEGFESKDFSCVFRHYYSGKDEN; from the exons ATGGCGAGCTTTGGATTGCGACGTCATACGATCCTTTCGAGATGCCTCCGGAGTCTCGCTCGTCCGCTGTTTCAGCCCTCCTCGGGTCGAGGCTTCTCTTCGACCGCTATTCCGATCCTTTTGGAG AGGGTTGGATTCATAGGACTTGGAAATATGGGTTTCCACATGGCAACTAATCTCATAAATGCTGGATACACCGTCACCGTTCATGACAT TGATATTGGTACCATGAAGAAGTTCTCGGAGAGAGGTGTTCCAGCAAAAGAAACTCCTCGTGAAGTTGCAGAGTCAAGTGATGTCATAATTACAATGCTACCTTCCTCCTCCAAT GTCTTGGATGTCTATACCGGTCAAAATGGCTTGCTTAGTTCTGGGAATCATCTGAGCCCCTGGTTATTTATCGACTCTTCTACAATAGATCCACAAACATCAAGACTGCTTTCTGCTAAAGTCTCAAAATATCATctcaaaggaaagaaag GATATGCAGAAAATCCCATTATGTTAGATGCTCCTGTCTCTGGAGGTGTTCCTGCTGCCGAAGCAGGAACTCTTACTTTCATG ATTGGTGGCATGGAAGAGGCTTATCTGGCAGCAAAGCCACTATTTCTCTCAATGGGTAAAAATACTATATATTGTGGTGGAACTGGCAATGGTGTT GCAGCAAAGTTATGCAATAACTTGGCACTGGCTATTAGCATGCTTGGGGTCTCCGAAGCATTTGCACTTGGTCAAAGTTTAGGAATCACAGCTAGTACATTGACAAAGGTTTTCAAGTCTTCAAGTGCTCGCTGTTGGATTAG TGACAGTTACAACCCAGTACCTGGAGTAATGGCAGGGGTGCCTTCATCGAGGAATTATGATGGTGGATTTACATCCAAACTAATG GCCAAGGACTTGACACTGGCCATGGCAGCTGCAACGGAGGTTGGTTTTAAGTGCCCCATTACTTCCGAAGCATATGACAT TTACAAAAAAATGTGCGACGAGGGCTTTGAGTCCAAGGACTTCTCCTGTGTCTTCCGCCATTACTACTCTGGTAAGGATGAGAATTAG
- the LOC135594039 gene encoding photosystem II 10 kDa polypeptide, chloroplastic-like, producing the protein MAASVMSSLALKPAPFLGRPQAKGLPSLVRPSSSFKIQASGKKIKTDKPYGINGGMDLPGGLDASGRKGKGKGVYQYVDKYGANVDGYSPIYDTNDWSPSGDVYVGGTTGLLIWAVTLAGLLAGGALLVYNTSALSQ; encoded by the exons ATGGCAGCCTCCGTGATGTCCTCCTTGGCCCTAAAGCCAGCTCCATTCCTTGGGAGGCCACAGGCGAAGGGCCTTCCTTCCCTGGTGAGACCCTCTTCCTCCTTCAAGATTCAGGCCAGTGGCAAGAAGATCAAGACCGACAAACCCTATG GGATTAATGGAGGAATGGACCTGCCAGGCGGCTTGGATGCATCTGGAAGAAAGGGCAAG GGGAAGGGGGTTTACCAGTATGTGGACAAATACGGTGCAAATGTTGATGGCTACAG CCCAATCTACGATACTAATGACTGGTCGCCCAGCGGTGATGTGTATGTTGGAG GAACCACAGGACTGTTGATATGGGCTGTGACTCTTGCCGGACTCCTCGCTGGCGGTGCTCTTCTCGTCTACAACACCAGTGCTTTATCTCAGTAG